A window of Fluoribacter dumoffii NY 23 contains these coding sequences:
- a CDS encoding thioesterase domain-containing protein: MNFVQIRKSGFFNSFLFLLLAMSLAGCVDLSGGRASEKRPIPKTAQSLIHEPASHNKAKSEKSVKVSTSQTYHGEVHTMLGGLGLFSTGMRTLSGSVVEEFNVPAPSNMWYNAGDVTRSIVSYYRKHQMHRPIILVGHSLGANEQIKVARNLEKAGIPVDLLVTVDAVSQTIVPPNVKHAMNFYKPGFVPMFSGLKLRAVNPEQTRIDNINVGALKGVQVNHFTIDKDPVVQAMIMEEVKKVLSNANRANG, translated from the coding sequence ATGAACTTCGTCCAAATTAGAAAATCAGGTTTTTTTAACTCATTTTTGTTTTTGCTCCTGGCAATGAGTTTGGCTGGTTGTGTTGACTTATCAGGAGGCAGGGCCTCTGAGAAAAGGCCAATCCCCAAAACTGCCCAATCTTTGATCCATGAACCTGCCTCTCATAATAAAGCGAAATCAGAAAAAAGTGTGAAAGTAAGCACGTCACAAACCTATCATGGGGAAGTGCATACCATGCTGGGTGGCCTTGGTCTTTTCAGCACAGGAATGAGAACTTTGAGCGGTTCTGTAGTTGAGGAATTTAATGTTCCGGCCCCAAGTAACATGTGGTACAACGCGGGTGATGTGACACGTTCCATTGTATCTTATTATCGCAAGCATCAGATGCATAGGCCTATTATTCTTGTGGGACATTCTTTGGGTGCTAACGAACAAATCAAAGTAGCGCGCAATTTGGAAAAAGCAGGCATTCCTGTGGATTTATTAGTTACTGTTGATGCAGTATCACAAACGATCGTGCCTCCTAATGTGAAACATGCAATGAATTTTTACAAACCTGGATTTGTGCCCATGTTCAGCGGCTTAAAGCTCCGAGCAGTAAATCCTGAACAAACTCGTATTGACAATATTAATGTGGGTGCGTTAAAAGGCGTTCAAGTGAACCATTTCACAATCGATAAAGATCCGGTTGTACAAGCTATGATAATGGAAGAAGTAAAAAAGGTGTTAAGTAATGCAAATAGAGCAAATGGATAA
- a CDS encoding flavin-containing monooxygenase, translating to MQIEQMDKKDCPRVCVIGAGPSGLAAIKNLQEQGVTNITVFEKNAQIGGNWVYDENDEHSSVYETTHIISSKRWSEFEDFPMPAHYPDYPSHTLVLDYFKSYAQHFNLTQYIRFNSTVIKVEHTKHRQWKVIFENNEGTHEKYFDYLLVANGHHWDPYMPEYPGKFSGQLIHSHQYKKASAFKDQRVLVVGGGNSACDIAVEIARNSPKTCISMRRGYNIFPKFVFGKPTDDAVAKIRWMPSWLRQKVLSFFIRILQGRYAKYKLMKPDCGPLEIHPTINSELLYFIRHGEIFPRPGITHFEGNRVYFTDGAYEEFDTVIFATGYKISFPFIDKEIADFSNSTKIPLYRKMMHPDFDNLYFIGLCQPQGCIWPLADYQSKIVARIIMGTLKRPDHLHEKTLQEMNKPHYRFKSHTRHAVEVDYHKFRRELLDMLEA from the coding sequence ATGCAAATAGAGCAAATGGATAAAAAAGATTGTCCCCGGGTCTGCGTTATTGGAGCAGGCCCCAGTGGGCTCGCTGCAATTAAAAATTTGCAAGAACAGGGAGTAACCAATATCACCGTATTTGAAAAAAATGCTCAAATCGGTGGAAACTGGGTATATGACGAAAATGATGAGCACTCCAGTGTTTATGAAACCACCCATATTATCAGCTCGAAACGCTGGTCAGAGTTTGAAGATTTTCCTATGCCAGCTCACTATCCCGATTATCCATCGCATACTTTGGTTTTAGACTATTTTAAAAGCTATGCGCAGCATTTTAATTTGACCCAATACATTCGCTTTAACAGCACTGTTATAAAAGTAGAGCATACCAAACACCGGCAATGGAAAGTTATTTTTGAAAATAATGAAGGTACTCATGAGAAGTATTTTGATTATTTGCTGGTGGCGAATGGACATCACTGGGACCCCTACATGCCCGAATACCCCGGTAAATTTTCTGGGCAACTAATTCATTCACATCAATACAAAAAAGCTTCTGCTTTTAAGGATCAACGTGTTTTAGTTGTAGGCGGTGGAAATTCTGCTTGTGATATAGCGGTCGAGATAGCACGCAATTCTCCCAAAACCTGCATTAGCATGCGTCGAGGTTATAATATTTTCCCCAAATTCGTTTTTGGTAAACCAACTGATGATGCAGTGGCCAAAATCAGATGGATGCCTTCCTGGTTGAGGCAGAAAGTGTTGAGTTTTTTTATCCGCATTCTCCAGGGGCGATATGCCAAATATAAACTGATGAAGCCGGATTGTGGTCCTTTAGAAATCCATCCCACCATTAATTCAGAATTACTTTATTTCATTAGGCATGGGGAAATATTTCCTCGTCCGGGTATTACCCATTTTGAAGGGAACAGAGTTTATTTTACTGATGGTGCTTACGAAGAGTTTGATACAGTAATTTTTGCCACGGGTTATAAAATTAGCTTTCCGTTCATTGATAAAGAAATTGCTGATTTTAGTAACTCAACCAAAATACCGCTTTATCGTAAAATGATGCATCCAGATTTTGATAATTTGTATTTCATAGGTTTGTGTCAGCCTCAAGGGTGTATTTGGCCGCTTGCAGATTATCAGTCAAAAATAGTTGCACGCATCATTATGGGCACGTTGAAACGGCCTGATCATTTACATGAAAAAACACTTCAGGAAATGAATAAGCCTCACTATCGATTTAAATCGCATACTCGCCATGCTGTGGAAGTGGATTATCACAAGTTCCGACGAGAGTTACTGGATATGCTCGAAGCATAA
- a CDS encoding SDR family NAD(P)-dependent oxidoreductase — MKVAVITGAANGIGLALSQVNLQGGYTVVMVDKDDIKLQQEAKNLLALYPDKVLPIACDVTQPAEVAQMVLEIENQLGRVDWIYNNAGIIGQLAPFWELDLHQVQKVMDVNLYGMIHIIQAFTPILFRQTFSSHIINIASLYALCTGSQTASYSMSKHAVLALSESLHFDLVRMKKPVDVSVVFPSFTDTALLSHTTNANSSFQDALKGLLSHSRSAIEIAEHIVHEAGQKKFYIFPDKEVKGYCDERTKAIIHQENPHVTNIEKLMCALIKRQESRN, encoded by the coding sequence ATGAAAGTAGCTGTAATCACCGGAGCTGCAAATGGCATTGGCCTGGCATTAAGCCAAGTCAATTTGCAAGGCGGCTATACCGTAGTTATGGTGGATAAAGATGATATTAAACTCCAGCAAGAAGCAAAAAATTTATTAGCCTTGTACCCGGACAAGGTTCTGCCAATTGCTTGCGATGTAACCCAACCTGCCGAGGTAGCCCAGATGGTGCTAGAGATTGAAAATCAACTGGGACGGGTGGACTGGATTTATAATAATGCAGGTATTATTGGTCAATTGGCACCTTTTTGGGAGTTAGATCTGCACCAGGTACAAAAAGTTATGGATGTTAATCTGTATGGGATGATTCATATCATCCAAGCATTTACCCCCATTTTATTCCGCCAAACGTTTTCTTCACACATTATCAACATAGCAAGTTTGTATGCATTGTGTACCGGATCACAAACCGCATCCTATTCTATGTCAAAACATGCAGTCCTTGCCTTGTCCGAGTCATTGCATTTTGATTTGGTACGTATGAAAAAACCAGTGGATGTGTCTGTAGTTTTTCCCTCGTTTACAGATACAGCCCTCTTATCACATACAACCAATGCAAATTCTTCTTTTCAGGACGCTTTAAAAGGACTTTTGTCCCATTCACGTTCTGCTATTGAAATCGCGGAACATATAGTCCATGAAGCAGGACAAAAAAAGTTCTATATTTTTCCAGATAAAGAAGTTAAAGGCTATTGTGACGAACGAACCAAGGCAATAATTCATCAAGAAAATCCACATGTAACCAATATTGAAAAATTAATGTGTGCACTCATTAAACGGCAGGAATCAAGGAATTAA
- the trpC gene encoding indole-3-glycerol phosphate synthase TrpC, with the protein MNSVLQRIAQRKQEEIALAKQNRSINYLQQQPVMERRDFVAALTVDESPAIIAEIKRASPSKGLIREDFNVSEIATTYAQHGARCLSVLTDVDFFQGHPDYLAQAKAQCKLPILRKDFIIDPYQIYESLALGADCILLIVALLDEVQLKDYCQLAHELQMAVLVESHSREELEKALRLPTPLIGINNRSLHTFKTDIQLSIQLKQYIPENKIIITESGINTRTDVVMMQSHGINTFLIGESLMRAKDIGKALDQLMIGD; encoded by the coding sequence ATGAATAGTGTGTTACAACGTATTGCCCAACGTAAGCAAGAAGAAATTGCGCTTGCCAAGCAAAATAGATCTATAAATTATCTCCAGCAACAACCCGTTATGGAGCGACGGGATTTCGTTGCTGCCTTGACCGTTGATGAATCCCCGGCAATTATTGCAGAAATCAAACGGGCTTCCCCAAGTAAAGGATTAATCAGGGAAGACTTTAATGTATCAGAAATCGCAACAACCTATGCACAGCATGGCGCACGTTGTCTCTCAGTACTTACTGACGTGGATTTTTTTCAGGGTCATCCTGATTATTTAGCCCAGGCAAAAGCTCAGTGTAAACTTCCTATACTGCGTAAAGATTTTATTATTGATCCTTATCAGATCTATGAAAGTCTGGCTCTGGGTGCTGATTGTATTTTATTAATTGTGGCTTTACTTGATGAGGTTCAATTAAAAGATTATTGCCAGTTGGCACATGAACTGCAAATGGCAGTACTTGTAGAAAGCCACAGTAGGGAAGAATTGGAAAAGGCCTTGCGTTTACCTACTCCTTTAATTGGCATTAATAATCGCAGCCTCCATACATTTAAGACTGATATTCAACTGAGCATCCAATTGAAACAATATATTCCCGAAAACAAAATTATCATTACTGAAAGCGGGATAAATACCCGTACGGATGTCGTTATGATGCAATCTCATGGAATTAATACCTTCCTGATTGGTGAAAGTTTAATGAGGGCAAAAGATATAGGAAAAGCCTTGGATCAGCTGATGATTGGGGATTAA
- the trpD gene encoding anthranilate phosphoribosyltransferase, giving the protein MKPNLLFEHLIAKKNLSPEQMHTVINSCMSGEYNDVQIATFLALMRMKGETTEELIAAAEVMQQLAQPIDLGTNLIDIVGTGGDGKNTFNVSTACSFVVAAAGFPVAKHGNRSVSSRSGSADLLEQAGFILSLSDQQIKTCIQQCGLAFLFAPHYHPAMHYARTARQQLGIRTLFNLLGPLINPARVKKQVVGVFSTHWQKPLAAVLAHLGSERALVISSHDGLDEISIAAPTEVLEYRAGIFNHWAIKPEDYGIKYHSLDEVIVDSPRQSLEIIREVFSGKPGAARDMVLLNSAAAIYCAQENATFAEALEQAKIALDSGKASECFTQLGNLTQILNKEVNHE; this is encoded by the coding sequence ATGAAACCCAATCTTTTGTTTGAACATTTAATCGCCAAAAAAAATCTTAGTCCGGAACAAATGCATACAGTCATAAATTCCTGCATGTCAGGCGAATATAATGACGTGCAAATTGCGACCTTCCTGGCTCTCATGAGGATGAAAGGAGAAACTACAGAAGAACTCATTGCAGCAGCTGAAGTCATGCAGCAATTGGCTCAGCCCATAGATCTTGGCACCAATCTGATTGATATAGTTGGGACAGGCGGAGATGGAAAAAATACATTTAATGTATCTACAGCCTGCAGTTTTGTAGTAGCAGCGGCGGGTTTCCCCGTCGCCAAACATGGCAATCGTTCTGTTTCGAGCCGTAGCGGCAGCGCTGATCTTTTAGAGCAGGCAGGATTTATTTTAAGCCTTTCCGATCAGCAAATTAAAACCTGTATTCAACAATGTGGTTTGGCATTTCTATTTGCCCCCCATTATCATCCGGCCATGCACTATGCCCGAACAGCCCGTCAACAACTGGGTATCAGGACTTTGTTTAATTTACTGGGTCCTTTAATCAACCCAGCGCGCGTCAAGAAACAAGTTGTAGGGGTGTTTTCAACTCATTGGCAAAAACCTTTAGCCGCAGTTCTTGCTCATTTGGGAAGCGAACGCGCTTTGGTGATAAGTTCGCATGACGGTTTGGATGAAATCAGCATTGCAGCACCCACAGAGGTACTTGAGTATCGAGCAGGTATTTTCAATCATTGGGCAATTAAACCGGAAGACTATGGCATCAAATATCATTCCTTAGATGAGGTGATTGTGGATTCACCCCGCCAAAGTTTAGAAATCATCAGAGAAGTATTTTCTGGAAAACCTGGAGCCGCGCGTGATATGGTTTTATTAAATTCCGCGGCCGCAATTTACTGTGCCCAGGAAAATGCTACTTTTGCAGAGGCATTGGAGCAGGCTAAAATCGCCCTAGATAGTGGTAAAGCCTCCGAATGCTTTACGCAACTTGGCAACTTAACTCAAATTTTGAATAAAGAAGTGAATCATGAATAG
- a CDS encoding anthranilate synthase component II: MLLIIDNYDSFTYNLVQYFQCLKQEVVVYTHDQISINGIKEIAPDYLVISPGPKAPKDAGISMEAIHTFYRTIPILGICLGHQSIAQAFGGQIIPAPEIMHGRTSIIEHNQQGIFKNIPNLFKATRYHSLAVDEDSLPGCLKIDAWTNNTIMAISHRQYPVFGLQFHPEAILSQYGLQLLENFLHYETQSFV, from the coding sequence ATGCTACTCATTATCGACAATTATGACTCATTTACTTACAACCTGGTTCAATATTTTCAATGTCTTAAACAGGAAGTAGTAGTTTATACCCATGATCAAATCAGCATAAACGGCATAAAAGAAATTGCTCCGGATTATTTAGTTATCTCCCCAGGCCCCAAAGCCCCTAAGGATGCCGGAATATCGATGGAAGCGATCCACACATTTTATCGAACTATACCAATATTAGGCATCTGTCTTGGACACCAGAGTATTGCTCAGGCTTTCGGCGGCCAGATTATTCCTGCACCAGAAATTATGCATGGAAGAACCTCAATCATCGAACATAACCAGCAAGGAATTTTTAAAAATATACCCAACCTTTTCAAAGCAACACGCTATCATTCATTGGCAGTAGACGAAGACAGTCTTCCTGGGTGTCTTAAAATTGATGCATGGACAAATAACACCATTATGGCAATTTCACATCGTCAATATCCTGTTTTTGGTCTACAATTCCATCCAGAAGCAATATTAAGTCAATATGGGCTGCAATTATTAGAGAATTTCTTACATTATGAAACCCAATCTTTTGTTTGA
- the lptB gene encoding LPS export ABC transporter ATP-binding protein, with protein sequence MSILEARNLKKSFKSRTVVNGISIDIKKGECVGLLGPNGAGKTTCFYMIVGLQSCDEGQIFLSDQDITTSAMHQRARLGISYLPQEASVFRKLTVAENIMSILELRPDLNEQAREEKLDLLLQEFHITHLEKSMGMALSGGERRRVEIARALAIEPSFILLDEPFAGVDPISVIDIKKIIKHLCNKGIGVLITDHNVRETLDICERAYIVSQGKILCEGTPEIILANQQVRAVYLGEEFTL encoded by the coding sequence ATGAGCATCTTGGAAGCGCGAAACCTAAAAAAATCTTTTAAATCGCGAACCGTGGTTAATGGCATCAGCATTGATATAAAAAAAGGCGAATGCGTAGGTTTGTTAGGTCCTAATGGGGCAGGTAAAACCACGTGCTTTTATATGATCGTTGGTTTGCAATCATGTGATGAAGGTCAAATTTTCCTGTCTGACCAGGATATCACTACCAGTGCCATGCATCAAAGAGCCCGTTTGGGGATCAGTTATCTTCCTCAGGAAGCTTCCGTTTTCCGTAAACTTACTGTTGCAGAAAACATTATGTCCATTTTGGAGCTCAGACCTGATTTAAATGAACAAGCTCGTGAAGAAAAGCTGGATTTGCTGCTTCAGGAATTTCATATCACCCATCTGGAAAAAAGTATGGGTATGGCATTATCTGGAGGAGAACGAAGACGTGTAGAAATTGCCAGAGCCCTGGCTATAGAACCTTCTTTTATACTTCTTGATGAACCGTTCGCCGGAGTCGACCCTATTTCGGTCATTGATATTAAAAAAATCATCAAGCATTTATGTAATAAAGGGATTGGGGTTTTAATCACGGATCATAATGTGAGGGAAACCCTCGACATTTGTGAACGCGCCTATATTGTCAGCCAGGGAAAAATCTTGTGCGAAGGTACCCCGGAGATTATACTGGCCAACCAACAAGTCCGCGCTGTTTATTTAGGTGAAGAGTTTACTCTATAA
- the lptA gene encoding lipopolysaccharide transport periplasmic protein LptA — protein sequence MFQRMVKCSLILLLMGISSVYALTEDKEKVMHVMADSADLNQQQHKGIYTGNVELVQGTTNLQAGKAVTIGNEKNQLIVAIASGTAGKQAHYWTITDPKKPPVHAYADTIRYYPLRHLIELIGNARVEQGTDSFSAAKISYDTVKQHVLSQGSKNKRITIIYHPEKKSS from the coding sequence ATGTTCCAGCGAATGGTTAAGTGCAGTCTGATTCTTCTTTTAATGGGCATCTCTTCTGTATATGCATTGACAGAGGATAAAGAAAAAGTAATGCATGTCATGGCAGATTCAGCAGATCTGAATCAACAACAACATAAAGGGATTTATACGGGTAACGTTGAACTGGTACAAGGCACGACAAACCTACAAGCGGGTAAAGCCGTGACTATAGGGAACGAAAAAAATCAACTGATTGTAGCAATAGCCAGCGGAACAGCAGGAAAACAGGCTCATTATTGGACTATAACGGATCCCAAGAAACCTCCGGTACATGCCTATGCTGATACAATTCGATATTATCCGCTTCGTCACTTAATTGAATTAATAGGAAATGCACGGGTAGAACAAGGAACTGACTCATTTTCTGCAGCTAAAATAAGTTACGACACCGTGAAACAGCATGTGCTGTCCCAGGGCAGTAAAAATAAAAGAATAACCATTATTTATCACCCAGAAAAGAAATCATCATGA
- the lptC gene encoding LPS export ABC transporter periplasmic protein LptC: MNAAKQLMWLFFTLVILACSGWYYGHSTAITRLDRETLTNSVDSTISNVTVRQFNQQGTVANVLTAPLMQHIPKGNVYLLQSPHILVSQEEQPPWNISSIKAESLEGGKQITFIGNVIVRQQQANKSGESVLRTEKVTYFPKEKKASSDVLVTYEQPGNIIQSTGMNAYLDEKRVELLHKARGSYVPANG, encoded by the coding sequence ATGAATGCAGCAAAACAACTCATGTGGCTTTTTTTTACTTTGGTTATCCTTGCCTGTTCGGGATGGTATTATGGCCATTCGACAGCGATAACCCGCCTTGATCGAGAAACCTTGACCAATTCGGTGGATTCTACGATTTCCAATGTTACAGTCCGGCAGTTCAATCAACAAGGTACAGTTGCGAACGTGCTCACAGCCCCTTTGATGCAGCACATTCCCAAAGGCAATGTCTACTTGTTGCAAAGCCCGCATATCCTGGTAAGCCAGGAAGAACAACCACCGTGGAATATTAGTTCCATTAAAGCGGAATCATTGGAGGGCGGTAAACAAATTACCTTTATAGGTAATGTGATTGTACGTCAGCAACAAGCAAATAAATCAGGGGAAAGTGTTCTCAGAACAGAAAAAGTAACCTATTTTCCAAAAGAAAAGAAAGCAAGTTCTGATGTACTCGTAACCTATGAACAACCCGGTAACATCATCCAATCTACCGGAATGAATGCATACCTTGATGAAAAAAGGGTTGAACTACTCCACAAGGCAAGAGGAAGTTATGTTCCAGCGAATGGTTAA
- the kdsC gene encoding 3-deoxy-manno-octulosonate-8-phosphatase KdsC, with protein MNNLIERAKNIKCLICDLDGVLTDGLLYIDNHFNESKTFHIRDGVGLKLLMAAGIEVAVITGSRNAVVDHRMQQLGIVHYYKDQLDKQETYKQLKTKLSLQDEQFAYIGDDLPDAPIMQQVGLSVAVANAVHQIKEIAMWQTALPGGHGAVRELCDLILSAQNKMDLAIAGYLK; from the coding sequence ATGAATAATTTAATTGAACGTGCCAAAAATATTAAATGTCTAATTTGTGATTTGGATGGCGTTCTTACTGATGGACTGTTGTATATTGATAATCATTTTAATGAATCGAAAACATTCCACATTCGTGATGGTGTTGGCTTAAAATTACTTATGGCCGCTGGAATCGAGGTAGCTGTTATAACAGGCTCCCGCAATGCTGTAGTGGATCATAGAATGCAGCAGTTAGGTATTGTTCATTACTATAAAGATCAATTGGATAAGCAAGAAACATATAAACAATTAAAAACCAAATTAAGCCTTCAGGATGAACAATTTGCATATATTGGCGATGATCTTCCCGATGCGCCTATAATGCAACAAGTTGGTCTTAGCGTCGCCGTTGCCAATGCAGTTCATCAAATTAAAGAAATTGCCATGTGGCAAACCGCTCTGCCTGGAGGTCATGGAGCAGTACGGGAGTTATGCGATCTCATTCTTAGTGCACAAAACAAAATGGATTTGGCTATAGCAGGTTATCTAAAATAA
- a CDS encoding KpsF/GutQ family sugar-phosphate isomerase, which produces MNFCTLGLAVIETEAQAVFELSQRIDSRFEKACELLLACKGRIVVTGMGKSGHIGNKIAATLSSTGSPSFFMHPGEASHGDLGMITRQDTVIAISHSGNTLELVTLLPLLKRLEVPLIALTGNPESTLAKAADVNLDVSIKQEACPLGLAPTTSTTVALVMGDALAIALLQARGFSEEDFALSHPGGSLGKRLLLRIDELCHQGDQLPVIHENATVSEALIEVTNKKLGMTCVTDSKGYLVGIYTDGDVRRTLTRQYDINTTPIKEVMTRNARTISQGMLAAEALSVMQKHSITSLIVTDDDNRPTAVLHLHDLLKAGVF; this is translated from the coding sequence ATGAATTTTTGTACACTTGGACTTGCTGTCATTGAAACTGAAGCACAAGCTGTCTTTGAATTGTCTCAAAGAATCGATAGCCGGTTTGAAAAAGCATGTGAACTGTTGCTTGCTTGTAAGGGACGGATTGTAGTAACAGGTATGGGCAAGTCAGGTCATATTGGAAACAAAATCGCTGCGACCTTATCCAGTACTGGCAGTCCTTCGTTTTTCATGCATCCAGGTGAAGCAAGCCATGGGGATCTTGGCATGATAACCCGGCAAGACACAGTAATCGCCATTTCTCACTCAGGCAATACCCTGGAGTTAGTTACCTTGCTTCCTTTATTAAAAAGGCTGGAGGTTCCATTGATTGCCCTAACCGGCAATCCAGAATCCACTCTGGCAAAAGCAGCGGATGTGAACCTCGATGTCAGCATCAAACAGGAAGCCTGCCCTCTTGGTCTTGCCCCTACAACCAGTACCACTGTTGCCTTGGTTATGGGCGATGCACTGGCAATTGCCCTCTTACAGGCCAGGGGATTTAGTGAAGAAGATTTTGCATTATCGCATCCCGGAGGCTCTCTTGGGAAACGACTTTTATTGCGTATAGACGAACTCTGCCATCAGGGAGACCAGCTGCCCGTCATTCATGAAAATGCTACCGTGAGCGAAGCTTTAATTGAGGTCACCAATAAAAAATTGGGTATGACCTGCGTTACTGACAGTAAGGGGTACCTTGTTGGAATCTATACCGATGGGGATGTGCGACGCACTTTGACCCGCCAATATGATATTAACACTACTCCAATCAAAGAGGTCATGACGCGTAATGCACGGACAATCTCTCAGGGAATGCTTGCCGCCGAGGCATTGTCGGTTATGCAAAAACACAGTATTACTTCCTTAATCGTTACAGACGACGACAATCGGCCTACTGCTGTTCTCCACCTCCATGATTTATTAAAAGCAGGTGTATTTTAA
- a CDS encoding ATP-binding cassette domain-containing protein — protein MPENWVEIKNLIFTRENRCIFNDIDMVVKRGKITAIMGPSGSGKTTLLQLIGAQLKPDSGLIQVNGQNMHQLSRKALYEARRNMGLLFQSSALFTHLSVFDNVAFPLREHTLLNESMLRDIVLMKLEAVGLRGAANLMPAQLSGGMARRVALARTIALDPELMMYDEPFTGQDPISLGVLVRLIKRLNELLHTTTIIVSHDVEETCSIADYIYLISGGKIIGHGAPDELIQSSEPQIKQFMHGEADGVVPFHYPARPYIEELLDA, from the coding sequence ATGCCTGAAAATTGGGTCGAAATCAAAAACTTAATCTTCACTCGCGAGAACCGTTGCATTTTCAATGATATTGATATGGTAGTTAAACGCGGCAAGATTACTGCAATCATGGGGCCAAGCGGTTCTGGGAAAACAACTTTATTACAGCTCATTGGCGCCCAACTGAAACCAGACAGTGGTTTGATCCAGGTGAATGGCCAAAATATGCATCAATTGTCGCGCAAGGCTTTATACGAAGCGAGGCGCAACATGGGCTTGCTTTTTCAAAGTTCTGCGTTATTCACCCATCTTTCTGTATTCGATAATGTGGCCTTCCCTTTGCGCGAGCATACGCTTTTAAACGAATCAATGCTCCGTGATATAGTTTTGATGAAACTTGAAGCAGTGGGTTTGAGAGGGGCTGCAAATTTGATGCCTGCCCAATTATCAGGCGGAATGGCGCGCCGGGTTGCTTTAGCCCGTACTATAGCTTTGGATCCCGAGCTTATGATGTATGATGAACCTTTTACAGGTCAAGATCCCATTTCTCTTGGTGTTTTAGTCCGTTTGATTAAGCGGCTCAACGAATTGTTACATACCACTACCATTATTGTTTCACATGATGTTGAAGAAACCTGTTCCATAGCAGATTATATTTATCTTATTTCCGGTGGAAAGATCATTGGACATGGAGCTCCTGATGAACTTATTCAATCATCTGAGCCTCAAATTAAACAATTTATGCATGGTGAAGCGGATGGGGTCGTTCCTTTTCATTATCCTGCCAGACCGTATATAGAGGAGCTATTGGATGCTTGA
- the mlaE gene encoding lipid asymmetry maintenance ABC transporter permease subunit MlaE, translating into MLEFIIRMGNRSSRLLQDLGSSGLFLFLMLFRRPGISKLWPLLRYQIHFVGVLSCLIIVVSALFIGMVVGLQGYNTLQKFGASSQLGQLLALSISRELGPVISALLFAGRAGSALTAEIGLMKATEQLSSMDMMGVDPLGRVIYPRFIAGFITLPLLALIFSAVAIFGGYFIGVHWLGVDAGSFWSNMQAAVDFRIDVLSGIIKSLVFAFVVTWISVFQGFECVPTAEGISQATTKTVVYSSLAVLGLDFLLTAMMIGDW; encoded by the coding sequence ATGCTTGAGTTCATCATACGTATGGGTAATCGTAGTTCCCGCCTTTTGCAAGACTTGGGAAGTTCCGGCTTATTTCTGTTTTTAATGCTGTTCAGGAGGCCTGGGATTTCAAAACTTTGGCCTTTGCTGCGCTATCAAATTCATTTTGTGGGCGTTTTGTCCTGTTTGATTATCGTTGTATCCGCATTATTTATCGGTATGGTTGTGGGTTTACAAGGCTATAATACTTTGCAGAAATTTGGTGCCTCAAGCCAACTGGGCCAATTATTGGCTTTAAGTATTTCAAGGGAACTTGGACCCGTCATTAGTGCCTTGCTGTTTGCAGGGCGGGCTGGCTCTGCTTTAACTGCTGAAATTGGCTTAATGAAGGCAACAGAACAATTGTCCAGTATGGACATGATGGGAGTTGACCCTTTAGGCAGGGTTATTTATCCTCGTTTTATTGCTGGGTTTATTACCTTGCCGCTGCTGGCATTAATTTTTTCCGCTGTGGCCATTTTCGGCGGTTATTTTATCGGGGTGCACTGGCTGGGTGTAGATGCGGGAAGTTTTTGGTCCAATATGCAAGCTGCAGTGGATTTTCGTATTGATGTACTCAGTGGTATCATTAAAAGTTTAGTATTTGCTTTTGTTGTAACCTGGATTTCTGTATTCCAGGGATTTGAATGTGTTCCTACTGCAGAAGGTATTAGCCAGGCGACGACTAAAACAGTGGTTTACTCTTCGCTTGCTGTGTTAGGGCTCGATTTTTTGTTGACCGCAATGATGATTGGAGATTGGTAA